In Vreelandella piezotolerans, one genomic interval encodes:
- a CDS encoding glutathione peroxidase, whose translation MTIYEQDCYTHQGKPFNLRALRGQVLLVVNVASQCGFTPQLKELEGLYQRYRDRGFTVLGFPCNQFGRQSPESAEAFCAFGEQQFGVSFPLMEKVKVNGADAHPLFAQLKQEAPGVLGTKAVKWNFTKFLVGRDGKVIARFGPRDRGLTLRLALEAALDKE comes from the coding sequence ATGACGATTTACGAGCAGGATTGTTATACCCATCAAGGTAAGCCCTTCAATCTGCGCGCTTTGCGTGGGCAGGTATTATTGGTGGTCAATGTGGCCAGCCAGTGCGGTTTTACGCCGCAGTTGAAAGAGCTCGAGGGGCTGTACCAGCGTTACCGGGATCGTGGATTTACCGTGTTGGGCTTCCCCTGTAACCAGTTTGGCCGCCAGTCACCAGAGAGCGCCGAGGCGTTTTGTGCCTTCGGAGAGCAGCAGTTTGGCGTGAGTTTCCCGCTCATGGAGAAAGTGAAGGTCAACGGCGCCGATGCCCACCCGCTGTTCGCACAGCTCAAGCAAGAAGCGCCGGGGGTATTGGGTACCAAGGCCGTAAAGTGGAACTTTACCAAGTTCCTCGTTGGCCGAGATGGCAAAGTAATTGCTCGTTTTGGTCCTAGGGATCGCGGTCTCACGCTACGTTTGGCCCTTGAGGCTGCCCTCGACAAAGAGTAG
- a CDS encoding LysE family translocator: protein MPLTLWLSLAAICAMGAMSPGPSLALVLRHTLGGGRVPGITAAIFHAFGVGVYALLTVLGLGALVVRFPELFQLITWCGAAYLAWLGIKALRAGRSGALSPSAVATTPQQAAKEAVLVALGNPKLIIFFVALLSQFVTPEMSLLAKAIIVATAIIIDGGWYVLVAVGLSHSRVLPWLQRHAHWINRMTGVLLIALALRVAAGPIL from the coding sequence ATGCCGCTGACACTATGGCTTTCATTGGCCGCTATTTGTGCGATGGGGGCCATGTCGCCTGGGCCGAGCTTGGCGTTGGTGCTGCGTCATACCTTGGGCGGTGGCCGCGTGCCAGGCATCACGGCGGCTATTTTTCATGCCTTCGGCGTTGGTGTCTACGCGCTGCTGACGGTATTGGGGTTAGGCGCGCTGGTGGTGCGTTTTCCCGAATTGTTTCAGTTGATTACATGGTGCGGCGCAGCGTATTTGGCGTGGCTGGGTATCAAGGCGCTGCGCGCTGGCCGTAGCGGTGCGCTCTCGCCGAGTGCCGTGGCCACGACGCCGCAGCAAGCCGCCAAGGAAGCCGTACTGGTGGCCCTGGGCAATCCCAAGCTGATCATCTTTTTCGTCGCGCTATTGAGCCAGTTCGTGACGCCGGAGATGTCCTTGCTTGCCAAGGCGATCATCGTGGCCACGGCGATTATCATCGATGGTGGCTGGTACGTGCTGGTCGCCGTTGGGCTGTCTCACTCACGGGTATTGCCCTGGCTGCAACGCCACGCGCACTGGATCAATCGGATGACTGGCGTATTGCTGATCGCGCTGGCGCTGCGGGTGGCGGCGGGGCCGATCCTTTGA
- a CDS encoding YebC/PmpR family DNA-binding transcriptional regulator, with the protein MGRAFQNRKESMAKTAAAKTKVYSKYGREIYVCAKAGGTDPNGNLALRGLMERAKKDQVPSHVIDKALDKASGAGGEDFSPARYEGFGPGNAMVIVDCLTDNPNRTFGDVRGCFTKTKSKIGTPGSVSHMFDHCAIFSFNGSDEEAVLEALMEADVDVTDIEQEEGRITVFAPHTDYAKAKQALLDAFGEIDFEVDEIQFLPQTTTPIEGDDVAMFEKFLNMLNELDDVQNVFHNAELPEESA; encoded by the coding sequence ATGGGTAGGGCGTTTCAAAACCGTAAGGAATCCATGGCCAAAACGGCCGCTGCGAAAACCAAGGTTTACAGCAAGTATGGACGTGAAATTTACGTCTGTGCCAAAGCGGGCGGTACGGATCCCAATGGCAACCTTGCGCTGCGCGGTTTGATGGAGCGCGCCAAGAAAGACCAGGTGCCCTCTCACGTGATCGACAAGGCCCTGGACAAAGCCAGCGGCGCAGGCGGTGAGGATTTTTCACCGGCGCGCTACGAAGGCTTTGGCCCTGGCAACGCCATGGTGATCGTCGACTGCCTGACCGACAATCCCAACCGTACCTTTGGCGATGTGCGCGGCTGCTTCACCAAAACCAAAAGCAAGATCGGCACGCCAGGCAGCGTCAGCCACATGTTCGACCACTGCGCTATTTTCTCCTTCAACGGCAGTGATGAAGAAGCCGTCCTGGAGGCGCTAATGGAAGCCGACGTGGACGTGACCGATATCGAGCAGGAAGAAGGTCGTATTACGGTGTTTGCTCCCCATACCGATTACGCCAAAGCCAAGCAGGCCTTGCTGGATGCGTTCGGCGAGATCGACTTCGAGGTCGACGAGATTCAGTTCCTGCCGCAAACCACCACGCCCATCGAAGGCGATGACGTGGCGATGTTCGAGAAATTTCTCAACATGCTCAACGAGCTGGACGACGTACAGAACGTCTTCCATAACGCGGAGCTACCGGAAGAGAGCGCTTGA
- a CDS encoding DUF429 domain-containing protein, giving the protein MTASTLYIGWDVGGWNCDHNPASRDALVVLDDALHVIGKPWRDNLRETLNEATSSRDVIHRLLALCQHVASGDERVVMAIDTPLALPQALLALARGEAVDRLGRSQENPYLYRETERWLFARGITPLSPIKDMIGSQATKGMHFLARFAPHVAACGQWQSKGGELCVVEGYPSPAKRSAEFAALRRRVCMTEGLHAMLHQPTPKQQDIQDAWHCALLAWSLEHAKGSVAWPPAEMPAAEGWIFVPKDALSA; this is encoded by the coding sequence ATGACGGCTTCGACGCTCTATATTGGGTGGGACGTGGGCGGTTGGAATTGCGACCACAATCCCGCCAGCCGCGATGCGTTGGTGGTGTTGGATGACGCACTCCATGTGATCGGCAAGCCTTGGCGAGACAACCTCCGTGAGACGCTGAACGAGGCGACCTCGAGTCGTGATGTGATCCATCGGCTGCTGGCGCTTTGCCAGCACGTGGCCAGCGGCGATGAGCGGGTGGTCATGGCCATCGATACGCCGTTGGCACTCCCTCAGGCGCTCCTAGCGCTCGCACGTGGAGAGGCGGTGGATAGACTGGGCCGCTCCCAAGAAAATCCTTACCTGTATCGGGAAACCGAGCGCTGGCTGTTCGCTCGGGGGATCACGCCGCTGTCTCCCATCAAAGACATGATCGGCAGTCAAGCCACGAAAGGCATGCACTTTCTAGCTCGCTTTGCCCCACACGTCGCGGCCTGCGGGCAGTGGCAATCGAAGGGGGGCGAGCTGTGTGTGGTGGAGGGGTATCCCTCGCCCGCTAAACGATCGGCTGAATTTGCAGCGCTGCGTCGGCGCGTGTGCATGACTGAAGGGCTGCACGCCATGCTTCATCAACCAACGCCGAAGCAGCAGGATATCCAGGATGCCTGGCACTGTGCACTACTGGCGTGGAGCTTGGAGCATGCCAAAGGGAGTGTGGCTTGGCCGCCAGCAGAGATGCCAGCGGCGGAAGGGTGGATCTTCGTACCCAAAGATGCGTTAAGCGCCTAA
- a CDS encoding mechanosensitive ion channel family protein produces the protein MDDQGQYAKLFNELDSQALITLGIVVGSAIVLIIASQRGLNWLANRLHGQVRFRVFALVPLTRLIILIVALAIAVPIIVEPSLRNMVTLLGAIGLAIGFAMKDYVSSLIAGVVSAVELPYRPGDWVRIEETYGEVKHVGMRTVEVQTPDDDLVAVPHLKLWDTAIYNANNGGTSLQCVASFYLHPEHEAGWVRKALRDVALTSAYLKFDEPIIVVAEEKPWGTHYRIRAYPVDPRQQFLFITDLTVRGKAVLSEAGVTPALLPPDAALDAHGAESR, from the coding sequence ATGGACGATCAAGGGCAGTATGCCAAGTTATTTAATGAGCTCGATAGCCAAGCGCTAATCACGCTAGGCATTGTGGTGGGCAGTGCCATCGTATTGATCATTGCCAGCCAGCGCGGTCTCAACTGGCTGGCCAATCGGCTGCATGGTCAGGTGCGCTTTCGCGTCTTTGCGTTGGTACCGCTAACCCGCCTGATCATCCTCATCGTGGCACTGGCCATCGCTGTGCCGATCATCGTCGAGCCGTCGTTGCGTAATATGGTGACGCTGCTAGGTGCCATTGGCTTGGCCATTGGTTTTGCGATGAAAGATTATGTGAGTAGCCTGATTGCTGGCGTCGTCTCAGCGGTCGAGTTGCCATACCGCCCAGGGGACTGGGTCCGGATCGAAGAGACTTATGGTGAAGTGAAACACGTGGGCATGCGTACGGTAGAAGTACAAACTCCTGATGACGATCTGGTCGCCGTGCCGCATTTGAAGCTCTGGGACACCGCGATTTACAACGCCAATAATGGTGGCACTAGCCTGCAGTGCGTGGCGAGTTTTTATCTTCACCCCGAGCACGAGGCGGGCTGGGTACGCAAGGCGCTTCGTGACGTGGCGCTGACCAGCGCTTATTTAAAATTCGATGAACCGATCATCGTGGTGGCCGAAGAAAAACCTTGGGGCACTCACTATCGCATCCGCGCGTATCCGGTGGATCCGCGTCAGCAATTTCTCTTCATCACCGATTTGACGGTGCGTGGCAAGGCGGTGCTGAGCGAGGCAGGCGTCACGCCCGCGCTCTTACCCCCGGATGCAGCGCTCGATGCCCACGGCGCGGAGAGTCGATAA
- a CDS encoding zinc-dependent alcohol dehydrogenase family protein, whose product MQTIELQQPGGLDKLNVVDTAAPGEPGPGEIKVRLHASSLNFHDYAVVAGMIPTDDKRIPMSDGAGVVEAVGEGVEEFAVGDAVVSTFFPYWLEGPARVGDFTTTPGDGVDGYAREQVIRPATWFTHQPIGYSHAESATLTTAGLTAWRALVVDGGLKAGDTVLVLGTGGVSIFALQFAKLMGARVIATSSSNEKLERLRSLGAEHTINYRETPEWGKAVKALTDGKGVDHVVEVGGPGTLPQSIDAVKIGGHISLIGVLTGREGDIPTAKLMAKQAKLQGLIVGSRRHQIEMIDAIEAANLKPIIDREFPLSEIAEAFRHQESGKHFGKICLTF is encoded by the coding sequence ATGCAAACGATTGAGCTTCAACAACCCGGCGGTTTAGATAAATTGAACGTCGTCGACACGGCCGCGCCCGGCGAGCCTGGCCCTGGCGAGATCAAAGTGCGCCTGCACGCCAGCTCGCTGAACTTTCACGATTACGCGGTGGTGGCGGGGATGATCCCCACCGACGACAAGCGCATCCCGATGTCCGACGGCGCGGGCGTGGTGGAGGCCGTGGGCGAAGGCGTTGAGGAGTTTGCCGTGGGCGACGCGGTCGTCTCGACGTTCTTTCCCTACTGGCTGGAAGGCCCGGCACGGGTAGGCGACTTCACCACTACCCCCGGTGATGGCGTCGATGGCTATGCCCGGGAGCAGGTAATTCGACCGGCCACATGGTTCACTCACCAGCCGATCGGCTACAGCCATGCAGAATCCGCCACGCTGACCACTGCGGGATTGACCGCTTGGCGCGCGCTGGTGGTGGATGGCGGCTTGAAAGCGGGCGATACCGTGCTGGTACTGGGTACCGGCGGGGTGTCGATCTTTGCACTGCAGTTCGCCAAGCTGATGGGGGCTCGAGTGATCGCGACCTCCTCTTCCAATGAGAAGCTGGAGCGCCTGCGTAGCCTCGGCGCGGAGCACACCATCAACTACCGCGAGACACCCGAGTGGGGAAAAGCGGTCAAAGCGTTGACCGACGGCAAAGGCGTGGATCACGTCGTCGAGGTAGGCGGCCCCGGTACGCTGCCGCAATCCATCGATGCCGTGAAGATTGGTGGACACATTTCGCTGATTGGCGTGCTGACCGGCCGCGAGGGAGACATTCCCACTGCAAAACTCATGGCCAAGCAGGCCAAGCTGCAGGGATTGATCGTCGGTAGCCGTCGCCACCAGATCGAGATGATCGACGCGATCGAAGCGGCGAATTTGAAACCGATCATCGATCGTGAGTTCCCGCTTAGCGAGATTGCCGAGGCGTTTCGTCATCAAGAATCGGGCAAGCACTTTGGTAAAATTTGCCTGACGTTCTGA